The sequence CAACGCGAAGAGGGATTACAGGAAGTCCATGGCCATGTTCCAGAGAGTGGTCAGGGAGTATCCCCAGAGCCCGCTCGTGCCGCAGGCGAAGACCTGGATAGGGGTGCTCGATGTCATCGAGAGGTCGAAGGAGGTCGACATGGAGATAGAGCGGGCAAAGAAGAAACTGGCGAGGTAAGGGGATGTCCCTCGGAAACATACTGGTCGTCGACGACGATCGAAACCTCCTCGAGCTGATGGGCATGATGCTTCAGTCCGCGGACTACGAAGTCACGACCGCCCGCGACGGGGACGGGGCGCTTTCGGCGGTGAAGGCGCAGGCCTTCCACCTTGCCGTTGTCGACCTTAAGCTCCCGGGCACGGACGGGATCAGTCTCATGCGTGAACTCCACCAGATAAACCCGGAAATACCCGTTATCATCCTCACGGCGCACAGCAGCGTGAAAAGCGCCGTCGAGGCCATCAGGATGGGCGCCTTCAACTACCTGGCGAAGCCTTTCGACCTGGA comes from Syntrophorhabdus sp. and encodes:
- a CDS encoding response regulator, coding for MSLGNILVVDDDRNLLELMGMMLQSADYEVTTARDGDGALSAVKAQAFHLAVVDLKLPGTDGISLMRELHQINPEIPVIILTAHSSVKSAVEAIRMGAFNYLAKPFDL